One genomic segment of Sminthopsis crassicaudata isolate SCR6 chromosome 4, ASM4859323v1, whole genome shotgun sequence includes these proteins:
- the CPD gene encoding carboxypeptidase D isoform X2, giving the protein MENEKEHKPFRTSAQESPHGVLKSQDESGHLYEGFVLSGNLHGGSVVASYPFDDSPQHKTSGIYSRTDDDEVFKYLARSYASKHPIMKTGDPRCPSEEDETFKDGITNGAHWYDVEGGMQDYNYMWSNCFEITLELSCCKYPPASQLRQEWENNRESLITFIEKVHIGLRGFVKDATSGSGLENATISVAGINHNVTSGKGGDFYRLLVPGTYNVTAAAVGYMPMTVSNVAVQEGPATEVNFLLRPTVAVSVAPQTEAPTVAPAPGTPETPPAHQPIQPQDFHHHHFPDMEIFLRRFANEYPNITRLYSLGKSVESRELYVMEISDNPGVHEPGEPEFKYIGNMHGNEVVGRELLLNLIEFLCKNFGTDPEVTELVRNTRIHLMPSMNPDGYEKSLEGDSFSVVGRNNSNNFDLNRNFPDQFFQITDPVQPETTAVMSWLKTYPFVLSANLHGGSLVVNYPFDDDEQGVTAYSKSPDDAVFQHLALSYSKENSEMYQGNSCKDLYPDEHFSHGITNGANWYSVPGGMQDWNYLNTNCFEVTIELSCIKYPFEKDLPKYWEQNRRSLIQFMKQVHRGVRGFVLDATDGRGILNATISVANINHPVTSYKNGDYWRLLVPGTYKITASARGYNPITKNVTVKDEGAVQVNFTLVRSSSDSRNKSNKMKEMMADGGTSDPTTKEFETLIKDLSAENGLERLMLSSSPNLALYRYHSYKDLSEFLRGLVMNYPHITNLTNLGQSAEFRQIWSLEISNKPNMSEPEEPKIRFVAGIHGNAPVGTELLLALAEFLCLNYKRNPVVTKLIDRTRIVIVPSLNPDGRERAQEKACTSKTGRTNAHGKDLDTDFTSNASQPETKAIIENLIQKQDFSLSVALDGGSVLVTYPYDKPVQTVENKETLRHLASLYANNHPSMHMGQPNCPNKSDENIPGGVIRGAEWHGHMGSMKDYSVTYGHCPEITVYTSCCYFPSAGQLPTLWAENKKSLLSMLVEVHKGVHGIVRDKSGKPISKAIIVLNEGIKVHTKEGGYFHVLLAPGFHNINAIADGYQQQHSQVFVHHDAASSVIIEFDTDNRIFGLPRELVVTVAGATMSALVLTACIIWCVCSIKSNRHKDGFHRLRQHHDDYEDEIRLMSTGSKKSLLSHEFQDETDTEEETLYSSKH; this is encoded by the exons GCGGCATGCAGGATTACAACTACATGTGGTCCAACTGCTTCGAGATCACTCTGGAGCTGTCCTGCTGCAAGTACCCGCCCGCCTCGCAGCTGCGCCAGGAGTGGGAGAACAATCGCGAATCTCTGATCACCTTTATCGAGAAG GTGCACATCGGGCTCCGAGGGTTTGTGAAGGACGCCACATCCGGTTCCGGCCTGGAGAACGCGACCATCTCGGTGGCCGGCATCAACCACAACGTCACGAGCGGAAAAGGCGGCGACTTCTACAGGCTGCTCGTCCCTGGCACTTACAACGTCACGGCGGCCGCCGTCGG GTACATGCCCATGACGGTCAGTAACGTAGCGGTGCAGGAAGGCCCGGCCACGGAGGTGAACTTCCTGCTGCGGCCCACCGTGGCCGTGTCCGTGGCGCCCCAGACGGAGGCGCCCACCGTGGCCCCCGCCCCCGGCACCCCCGAGACTCCCCCCGCCCACCAGCCCATCCAGCCCCAAGACTTTCACCACCACCATTTCCCGGACATGGAGATTTTCCTGAGGAGGTTTGCCAACGAGTACCCCAACATCACCCGGCTGTACTCGTTGGGGAAATCTGTGGAGTCAAGGGAGCTTTACGTCATGGAGATATCGGACAACCCGGGCGTCCACGAGCCAG GTGAACCAGAATTTAAATACATTGGGAATATGCATGGGAATGAAGTCGTGGGCAGAGAACTGCTGCTGAACCTCATAGAATTCCTCTGCAAAAACTTTGGGACGGACCCAGAGGTGACTGAACTGGTCCGTAACACCAGGATCCACCTGATGCCCTCCATGAACCCGGATGGCTACGAGAAATCTCTGGAAG GAGACTCCTTCAGCGTGGTCGGCcgaaacaacagcaacaacttcGATCTGAACCGGAATTTCCCAGACCAGTTCTTCCAGATCACAGACCCTGTGCAGCCTGAGACCACGGCTGTCATGAGCTGGCTGAAGACCTATCCGTTTGTGCTCTCCGCCAACCTGCATGGAG GTTCTTTGGTTGTGAACTACCCCTTTGATGATGATGAGCAGGGAGTTACCGCTTACAGCAAATCTCCAGATGATGCCGTGTTCCAACATCTGGCCCTTTCTTATTCCAAG GAAAATTCTGAGATGTATCAGGGCAACTCCTGCAAGGACCTGTATCCTGATGAGCATTTTTCCCATGGCATAACCAATGGAGCCAACTGGTACAGTGTCCCAG GCGGGATGCAAGACTGGAATTATCTCAACACCAATTGCTTTGAAGTGACAATTGAATTGAGTTGTATCAAATATCCTTTCGAGAAGGATTTGCCCAAGTACTGGGAACAGAACCGTAGGTCTCTGATCCAGTTCATGAAGCAG GTTCATCGCGGCGTCAGAGGATTTGTCCTGGATGCCACAGACGGTCGAGGCATCCTAAACGCCACCATCAGTGTGGCCAACATCAACCATCCGGTCACCTCCTACAAAAATGGCGATTACTGGCGCCTCCTGGTTCCAGGAACTTACAAAATCACAGCTTCAGCCCGAGG ATACAACCCCATCACAAAGAACGTGACGGTGAAGGACGAGGGTGCGGTACAGGTCAATTTCACACTCGTGCGATCCTCGTCAGATTCCAGGAATAAGTCGAACAAGATGAAGGAGATGATGGCAGACGGTGGCACGAGCGACCCAACAACCAAGGAGTTCGAGACCTTGATCAAGGACCTCTCGGCGGAAAACGGCCTGGAGCGCCTTATGCTCAGCTCTTCGCCCAACCTTGCCCTATATCGCTACCACTCCTACAAGGACCTGTCTGAGTTCCTTCGAGGACTCGTCATGAACTATCCCCACATCACCAATCTCACCAA TTTGGGTCAGAGCGCTGAATTCCGTCAGATCTGGTCCCTTGAAATCTCCAATAAGCCTAATATGTCTGAACCTGAGGAACCCAAGATCCGATTTGTGGCCGGAATCCATGGGAATGCCCCTGTCGGGACAGAGCTGCTCCTGGCCCTGGCAGAATTCCTCTGCCTCAACTACAAGAGGAACCCAGTTGTTACCAAG tTGATTGACAGGACTAGAATTGTGATTGTGCCTTCTCTAAATCCAGATGGACGGGAAAGAGCACAGGAAAAGGCCTGCACCTCCAAGACAGGCCGCACGAATGCTCACGGCAAAGACCTGGACACAGATTTCACTA GCAATGCTTCCCAGCCTGAGACCAAAGCCATCATTGAAAACTTGATCCAGAAGCAGGACTTCAGTTTGTCTGTCGCTCTGGATGGGGGCTCTGTGCTGGTCACCTACCCCTATGACAAGCCCGTGCAGACAG tggAAAACAAAGAGACTCTGAGGCACCTGGCATCTCTCTACGCCAACAATCACCCGTCCATGCATATGGGACAGCCCAACTGCCCAAATAAATCGG atgagaatattcCTGGAGGAGTGATTCGTGGGGCAGAATGGCACGGCCACATGGGCAGCATGAAG GATTATAGTGTCACTTATGGGCACTGTCCAGAGATTACTGTGTATACCAGCTGCTGTTATTTCCCCAGTGCTGGACAACTCCCTACCTTGTGGGCAGAGAACAAGAAATCCCTTCTCAGCATGCTAGTGGAG GTTCACAAGGGAGTTCATGGAATTGTCAGGGACAAGAGTGGAAAACCAATCTCTAAAGCAATCATTGTTCTTAATGAAGGCATCAAGGTACACACGAAAGAGGGTGGCTATTTCCATGTGTTGTTAGCGCCCGGCTTCCATAACATCAACGCCATAGCCGATGGGTACCAGCAGCAGCATTCTCAG GTCTTTGTGCACCATGACGCGGCCAGTTCAGTGATCATTGAATTTGACACAGACAACCGGATCTTTGGCTTGCCCAGGGAGCTCGTGGTGACCGTGGCAG GTGCCACCATGTCGGCGCTGGTATTGACGGCCTGCATCATCTGGTGCGTGTGCTCCATCAAGTCCAACCGGCACAAGGATGGCTTCCACCGGCTCCGGCAGCACCACGATGACTATGAGGACGAGATCCGGCTGATGTCCACGGGCTCCAAGAAATCGCTGCTAAGCCATGAGTTCCAGGACGAAACCGACACGGAAGAGGAGACGCTGTACTCCAGCAAGCACTGA